Within the Acidimicrobiia bacterium genome, the region TCACCGCCTCGGGCTGGTCGTCCTCCCGCTGCACCACCTCGCCGCCGCACACGTCACAGGTCCAGTCGCTCTCGGGTGGGTTGTCGAGGTGGTACAGGGCGCCGCAGTTCGAGCACACCCGGCGACCGGCGATGCGGTGCAGGACGACCTCGGTCGGCACGTCGAGGTCGACGGCCAGGTCCAGCTGGTACGGACCAAGGATGTGATCGAGCTCCTCGGCCTGGTGCCGTGTGCGCGGGAAGCCGTCGAGCACGAACCCTTGCGCGGCTCGGTCGTCGAGGTGGAGCTGCTCGTCGACGACGCCGACCACGATGTCGTCGGGGACGAGGAACCCTTTGTCCATGTAGCTCTTCACCTCGCGCCCGAGATCGCTTCCGGCCGCGGCGGCTTCCCGGAACAGGTCGCCGGTCGCGAGGT harbors:
- a CDS encoding adenylate kinase, which gives rise to MPDLPTQARGPRLVLLGKQGAGKGTQAVRLAEHYGIEHLATGDLFREAAAAGSDLGREVKSYMDKGFLVPDDIVVGVVDEQLHLDDRAAQGFVLDGFPRTRHQAEELDHILGPYQLDLAVDLDVPTEVVLHRIAGRRVCSNCGALYHLDNPPESDWTCDVCGGEVVQREDDQPEAVMRRLELYEMKTLPVIQFYRRAGILAHVDASDETEEVFKRLVELVDSYFDPGSRAL